In a single window of the Terrirubrum flagellatum genome:
- a CDS encoding nuclear transport factor 2 family protein produces the protein MIAHLTPTLAALAAMLVLAAAPVAAQTPDLARIADELAIIRIANALDKAVDGKNWTKARSYFADQVRVDFSSLGAGPAATIPSDDLIGGWRANLGPKKTSLHVRGNHIVDIDGDSAVITSNGYAWNRMEGNGDPLWEVWGDYRYELKRIAGAWRITAFTFNMTHERGNMWVKSTPGSG, from the coding sequence ATGATCGCGCATTTGACGCCCACTCTCGCCGCCCTGGCCGCCATGCTGGTCCTCGCCGCAGCTCCGGTCGCTGCGCAGACGCCTGATCTCGCCCGCATCGCCGATGAACTCGCGATCATCCGCATCGCCAACGCGCTCGACAAAGCCGTCGACGGCAAGAACTGGACGAAAGCCCGCAGCTATTTCGCCGACCAGGTGCGCGTCGATTTCAGCTCGCTTGGCGCAGGGCCCGCGGCGACGATTCCCTCAGACGATCTCATCGGCGGTTGGCGCGCCAATCTCGGCCCTAAAAAGACCAGCCTGCATGTGCGCGGCAACCATATCGTCGACATCGATGGCGACAGCGCCGTCATCACCTCGAACGGCTACGCCTGGAACCGCATGGAAGGGAACGGCGATCCCCTCTGGGAAGTCTGGGGCGATTATCGCTATGAGCTGAAACGCATCGCAGGCGCATGGCGCATCACCGCGTTCACGTTCAACATGACCCATGAGCGCGGAAATATGTGGGTGAAAAGCACGCCGGGGAGTGGGTGA